In Microbacterium cremeum, a genomic segment contains:
- a CDS encoding DUF3618 domain-containing protein, translating into MSTPEQIRTDIEVTRAELGRDVDALADKVTPDKIVERQKTRVRRAFEDAKERVMGVAEDVGQAASDAAGGAAHGVAEVPHRAARTAQGAPIAVGLVAFGLGWLAASFAPPTPTERRLANSLRETAAPLVDSAAQAAKDVAEGLEQPARDAVEQVKEEAVDAAERVRDETRDTADRVKENVGPGSGGDTGTSRPAG; encoded by the coding sequence AGCACCCCCGAACAGATCCGCACCGACATCGAGGTCACCCGGGCCGAGCTCGGGCGCGACGTCGACGCGCTCGCCGACAAGGTGACGCCTGACAAGATCGTGGAGCGCCAGAAGACCCGCGTGCGTCGCGCGTTCGAAGACGCGAAGGAGCGCGTCATGGGCGTCGCGGAAGACGTCGGCCAGGCCGCGTCCGACGCAGCCGGCGGCGCCGCGCACGGCGTCGCCGAGGTGCCGCACCGCGCGGCCCGGACCGCGCAGGGCGCCCCCATCGCGGTCGGCCTCGTCGCCTTCGGCCTGGGCTGGCTCGCGGCGTCGTTCGCGCCGCCGACCCCGACCGAGCGCCGACTCGCGAACTCGCTGCGCGAGACCGCAGCGCCGCTCGTCGACTCCGCCGCGCAGGCCGCGAAGGACGTCGCCGAAGGGCTGGAGCAGCCTGCACGCGACGCGGTCGAGCAGGTCAAGGAGGAGGCCGTGGACGCCGCGGAGCGGGTCAGGGACGAGACCCGCGACACCGCCGATCGCGTGAAGGAGAATGTCGGACCGGGCAGCGGCGGCGACACCGGGACGTCGCGGCCGGCCGGCTGA